In Ostrea edulis chromosome 6, xbOstEdul1.1, whole genome shotgun sequence, a single window of DNA contains:
- the LOC125683245 gene encoding ras-related protein Rab-20-like, whose protein sequence is MAGGPKKKADLKVIIMGDYSVGKTSFIGRYIDGEFKQHEATIGAAFFLKQWGPHNIAIWDTAGDERYTGLSTFYCRNAGAAILAFDMSIVNTFESLWARFIPLLDAANEDCIKVVVGMKLDALGEDQREVTTQEGKKFAREINEKIDISKLPNEPYFETSSKTGHNVTEVFEYIFQHCLPLSAAQLRDSKNADTVDLNYKRESNQSKCCHK, encoded by the exons ATGGCTGGAGGTCCGAAGAAGAAAGC ggatCTGAAAGTGATCATCATGGGAGACTATAGTGTTGGGAAGACGTCATTCATTGGCCGATACATTGATGGAGAATTTAAACAACATGAAGCT acaatTGGTGCAGCTTTCTTCCTGAAGCAGTGGGGCCCTCACAATATTGCTATCTGG GATACGGCTGGAGATGAGCGATATACAGGTTTGTCTACGTTTTACTGTAGGAATGCCGGCGCTGCCATCTTAGCTTTTGATATGTCCATTGTCAACACATTCGAATCTCTGTG GGCCCGGTTTATTCCTCTGTTAGATGCGGCCAATGAGGACTGTATCAAAGTTGTGGTCGGCATGAAGCTGGATGCATTGGGTGAAGACCAGAGGGAAGTGACTACTCAGGAGGGAAAGAAATTTGCCcgagaaatcaatgaaaaaattgaCATCAGTAAACTGCCCAATGAACCATACTTTGAAACGTCCAGTAAAACTGGACACAATGTGAcggaagtttttgaatacatttttcAGCATTGCCTTCCGTTGTCTGCAGCACAACTCCGTGATTCAAAGAATGCTGACACAGTGGACCTGAATTATAAACGTGAATCGAATCAAAGCAAGTGTTGCCATAAGTGA
- the LOC125683234 gene encoding liver carboxylesterase 1F-like has protein sequence MILLLCILLSIAEGIEFQNGIVNTTYGRIQGSLRQEGGFSVYQFLKVPYAQPPLGSMRFRKPQPPVPWNGVLNATKPGLSCIQKISKSYRNFLPNMDVSEDCLYMNIYVPSGSSTSNIPIMVYIHGGGYYKKSANLHDGARISAVSDVVVILINYRLGMFGFLSTGDDQSRGNYGLWDQIQALEWIQGNIRNFGGDPSRVTVFGHSAGGYSIGLLLLSKHSLGLFHRAIATSGLGLNKRAITHDARNAAFRVAKFVGCYNASVEFDSRALNSSHIVSCLKSKTPEEILVATGKMQTSYNRYDFIMRPGPVIDGDFLLDSPEHIMNNPESQGFRTFRSADVMAGTNDEDGWLLKSKLKDMQKTYNFSLDNGVSFSAMCDGVVRSLVRDYFHSDATIANKICKRYSRNSSIVDQGHSTLDMYGDVLYAAPAVQTLRKHRSAMTPLKESERRNTYHFLFVHKPSFPVISSRRSWLTGAQHGDEVWFIFKNKNFDYTEEELKLNDGFVRYLTNFAKSGNPNGKDLETFWPAFDSETESYLKINRTMTVEEHMFKDRMTFWLETVPSLQHDSTSSHGVFLEYSAILSIIIIYDLCESLLQ, from the exons ATGATTCTGCTTCTGTGTATCCTATTGTCTATCGCCGAAGGAATCGAATTCCAGAATGGCATTGTCAATACAACGTATGGGAGGATCCAAGGCTCTCTGAGACAGGAAGGAGGATTTAGTGTGTATCAGTTTCTGAAGGTTCCTTATGCTCAACCCCCTCTAGGATCTATGAGGTTTAGAAAACCACAGCCTCCTGTTCCATGGAATGGAGTATTGAATGCAACTAAACCTGGTCTCTCGTGTATTCAGAAAATAAGCAAATCATACAGGAACTTTTTACCCAACATGGATGTTTCTGAAGATTGCTTGTACATGAATATCTACGTTCCATCAGGATCAAGTACAAGCAATATTCCTATTATGGTATACATCCATGGCGGGGGATATTACAAGAAGTCCGCCAATTTACACGACGGAGCACGAATATCTGCTGTCAGTGACGTTGTCGTTATTCTGATCAATTACAGACTTGGTATGTTTGGGTTTTTGAGCACAGGTGACGATCAATCGCGCGGAAATTATGGTCTCTGGGATCAAATTCAGGCCCTGGAGTGGATCCAGGGGAACATCCGGAATTTTGGAGGGGATCCCTCTCGTGTGACGGTATTTGGTCATTCAGCAGGGGGATACAGCATAGGACTACTTCTTCTTTCTAAACACTCACTTGGCTTGTTTCACAGGGCTATCGCAACGAGTGGGTTGGGTCTCAATAAACGTGCTATTACACACGACGCGCGCAATGCAGCTTTCCGTGTGGCCAAATTTGTAGGATGTTACAACGCATCTGTCGAATTTGACAGTAGAGCTTTAAACTCGTCACACATTGTTTCATGTTTAAAGTCTAAAACACCAGAAGAAATTCTGGTAGCTACTGGCAAAATGCAAACCAGTTATAACAGATATGACTTCATAATGAGACCAGGCCCTGTTATAGATGGCGACTTTTTATTGGACTCCCCGGAACATATCATGAATAATCCGGAATCACAGGGTTTCAGAACGTTCCGAAGTGCTGATGTCATGGCTGGTACCAATGATGAGGATGGCTGGCTACTGAAATCAAAACTAAAAGACATGCAGAAGACTTACAACTTCAGCTTGGATAATGGAGTTTCCTTTTCTGCCATGTGTGACGGAGTCGTCCGGTCTTTAGTTCGGGACTATTTTCACTCCGACGCGACCATCGCTAACAAAATTTGCAAGAGGTATTCAAGGAACAGTTCAATCGTTGATCAAGGTCATTCAACTCTTGACATGTACGGTGATGTGCTTTACGCAGCTCCTGCAGTACAGACGTTAAGGAAACACCGTTCAGCCATGACACCCTTAAAAGAGTCGGAGCGGAGAAACACTTATCACTTTCTTTTCGTGCATAAACCTAGCTTTCCAGTAATTTCTTCTCGCCGAAGTTGGCTTACAGGGGCGCAACATGGCGACGAAGTGTggttcattttcaaaaataaaaactttgattACACGGAAGAGGAGCTGAAACTAAACGATGGTTTTGTGAGATATTTGACCAATTTTGCTAAATCTGG AAATCCAAACGGCAAGGATCTGGAAACCTTTTGGCCAGCATTTGATTCGGAAACTGAAAGCTATTTAAAGATAAATAGGACAATGACGGTAGAAGAACATATGTTTAAGGACAGAATGACGTTCTGGTTGGAAACAGTTCCTTCTCTTCAACACGATTCGACATCCTCCCATGGGGTTTTTCTTGAATATTCTGCTATCttatcaattattataatatatGATTTATGTGAAAGTTTGTTACAGTAA
- the LOC125683227 gene encoding acetylcholinesterase-like isoform X2, with protein sequence MALEYCQVSTLINILFVVTLSQTSGITIDTRLGRIEGVTAVVNNVNIHQFLGVPFAKPPIGARRFQKPQPYGNWTGTLRATEFGPSCMQYIRDNDKRLIPNLNITEDCLQLNVFVPRNISKQNNLTVMVWVHGGGFTNGQGTMFNSSYLVSLTDVIVVTINYRLNVFGFLYAGHDTSYKGHYGLFDQQLAFKWVKDNIVDFGGNPNSITIFGESVGGISVTLQSILPSNLGLFHRVIAESGSIIKSADISGTDTLTLMKKTAKLLNCSNPTVEETIKCLQSVNASYLMAKYHEAMPSRFRFSFTPGGELLNETLFSDLKNKESLTFQMFQNIDIMAGNNVGEAGLEYFDLDGHQKAWKFNVSLGIPENILCDHVIPAISKDLIRGCDDLTVAICHNYLQNLSASASLQDQTQAAADLYADASLHYPTYHLLQLHSKATSNRTYLYSFSHKPMWELIQNRPAWLRGPNHASELAFVFGLKDWYPKNVTPSSAELDLSHSMMVMWTNFAKYGNPNFANDTRWKTFDQRNQNYMGLDIPLTPGVSLYGHRMRFWNEEVPRVVDACRDDTYVVPTSIGKIRGLVTEVDSHKILQFRKIPYAMPPVKNLRFAKPVSITPWEGTLNSTVFGPSCIQFLDKNNPRLPNVNMSEDCLYLNIYVPFPIRQSSRKAVMIWIHGGGFTGGQGTSLDGSRLALKGDVIVVTINYRLNIFGFLSTGSSNIKGNYGLYDQQLAIRWVNEYILPFGGDPQKITLFGNSAGGVSTTLQGVIPSNQGLFQRVIAESGSFLARRDYQSKTIETSKQVNEKLQCPSTPDTEMLKCLRSKNATDLLNTWLRIAWNHSGIYSMTTSIGPITDGELIPESPDSATINYKSPMYRQFSSIDLLVGTNTADSVLLYFNLQPYASRFEFNISEGIPTRIVCDEMAPAIVREIFEIKCPALIAAICKQYTPKQSATLQDQSQMAADLYGDFLEDVPTIKSLNSHSPSARSTFQYLFSHRPNWEVIGEHPSWLKGANHASEIPFVFGLKTFYPSNVKITPEEQALEDQIMEYWTNFAKFGNPNGNSKGSWKSYTLKEKEYNNLDLNITMSSMLYKNRVDFWMSAVPNIVKSCHSQSVNFAYSIHANISLFAGFITVIIRCLRY encoded by the exons ATGGCGCTGGAATATTGCCAAGTATCCACTTTAATTAACATTCTTTTTGTTGTGACCTTGTCCCAAACATCTGGAATCACCATCGACACTAGACTGGGACGGATTGAAGGCGTCACCGCTGTGGTAAATAACGTCAACATTCATCAGTTCCTGGGTGTACCATTCGCCAAACCTCCCATCGGAGCGCGTCGGTTCCAGAAACCGCAACCTTATGGAAATTGGACAGGGACACTGAGAGCTACAGAGTTTGGACCGTCATGTATGCAGTATATTCGTGATAATGACAAACGATTGATTCCTAATCTCAACATTACAGAGGACTGTCTTCAGCTGAACGTTTTTGTCCCACGTAATATCAGCAAACAAAATAATCTCACCGTCATGGTGTGGGTACATGGTGGGGGGTTTACAAACGGTCAGGGCACGATGTTCAACAGCTCTTACCTGGTCTCGCTCACTGACGTCATAGTTGTTACCATTAACTACCGACTGAATGTTTTTGGATTCCTCTATGCGGGTCACGACACCAGTTATAAGGGACATTATGGACTTTTTGACCAACAGTTAGCTTTCAAATGGGTAAAAGACAACATCGTAGATTTTGGTGGAAATCCAAACAGTATAACTATTTTTGGAGAATCTGTCGGGGGTATCTCGGTAACTTTACAAAGCATCCTTCCAAGTAATCTAGGTTTATTCCATCGTGTCATTGCAGAAAGTGGGTCAATCATAAAGTCTGCGGACATCAGTGGTACAGACACACTGACTTTAATGAAAAAAACTGCCAAACTTCTAAATTGCTCAAATCCAACTGTTGAAGAGACGATAAAATGCTTGCAATCTGTTAATGCATCTTACCTGATGGCAAAATATCACGAAGCAATGCCATCACGATTTAGGTTTTCATTTACTCCCGGAGGAGAACTCTTAAACGAAACTCTTTTCAGcgatttgaaaaataaagagtCATTAACCTTCCAAATGTTTCAGAATATCGACATAATGGCGGGTAACAATGTGGGGGAAGCTGGCTTGGAGTACTTTGATTTAGATGGTCATCAAAAAGCTTGGAAATTCAATGTTTCCTTGGGCATTCCTGAAAATATTCTGTGCGATCACGTTATACCAGCTATATCAAAAGACTTGATACGTGGTTGTGATGATTTGACTGTTGCGATATGTCACAATTATTTGCAGAACTTGTCAGCTTCTGCTTCTCTTCAGGATCAAACACAGGCCGCGGCAGATTTGTATGCGGATGCTTCGTTGCATTATCCAACATACCACTTACTTCAGTTGCATTCAAAGGCGACAAGCAACAGAACTTACCTATATTCTTTTTCACACAAGCCCATGTGGGAACTTATACAGAACAGACCAGCGTGGCTACGAGGACCGAATCACGCCTCGGAGCTAGCCTTTGTATTTGGGCTCAAGGACTGGTATCCAAAGAACGTGACCCCGTCATCTGCAGAACTCGACTTGTCGCACTCCATGATGGTTATGTGGACCAACTTTGCCAAATATGG AAACCCAAACTTCGCTAATGACACTCGATGGAAAACGTTTGACCAAAGAAACCAAAACTATATGGGCCTTGACATACCTTTAACACCAGGTGTATCTTTATATGGACACAGGATGCGTTTCTGGAATGAGGAGGTTCCACGTGTGGTGGATGCATGTAGGGATGACACTTATGTAGTTCCAACTTCCATAGGGAAAATTCGCGGACTCGTAACAGAAGTAGATTCTCATAAAATTTTGCAATTCAGAAAAATACCATATGCTATGCCACCGGTGAAGAATTTAAGATTTGCTAAACCAGTTTCAATCACTCCTTGGGAAGGGACTCTAAATTCTACCGTCTTTGGACCCTCCTGTATTCAATTTCTAGACAAAAATAATCCCAGACTCCCAAATGTAAATATGTCTGAAGATTGTCTCTATTTGAACATCTACGTGCCATTTCCCATCCGACAGTCTTCAAGGAAAGCTGTGATGATTTGGATCCATGGAGGAGGATTCACTGGGGGTCAAGGCACTTCTCTTGACGGAAGCCGTCTAGCTCTCAAAGGTGACGTCATTGTTGTTACCATCAATTACCGATTAAATATCTTTGGATTCCTCAGCACTGGTAGTTCAAACATAAAAGGTAACTACGGATTGTACGACCAGCAACTTGCCATCAGATGGGTAAATGAATACATTCTGCCTTTTGGGGGAGATCCACAGAAAATAACGTTATTCGGAAATTCCGCTGGTGGAGTATCCACCACATTACAAGGGGTCATACCGAGCAATCAAGGACTGTTTCAAAGAGTGATTGCTGAAAGTGGATCGTTCCTAGCTCGACGTGACTATCAAAGCAAAACAATTGAGACGTCCAAGCAAGTAAATGAAAAACTTCAATGTCCAAGTACCCCTGATACAGAGATGCTAAAATGTCTCCGGTCAAAGAACGCAACTGATTTGTTGAATACTTGGCTCCGTATTGCCTGGAATCACTCCGGTATCTACTCAATGACGACATCGATTGGTCCAATCACAGACGGTGAACTTATTCCCGAATCTCCCGATTCTGCAACTATAAATTATAAGTCACCGATGTACAGACAGTTCAGCAGCATTGACCTCCTTGTTGGCACAAACACTGCTGATTCTGTACTGCTTTATTTTAATTTGCAACCCTATGCTTCAAGATTTGAATTTAACATATCTGAAGGCATTCCAACCAGAATAGTTTGTGATGAAATGGCACCTGCAATTGTGAGGGAAATATTCGAGATAAAATGTCCAGCTTTGATCGCCGCTATATGTAAGCAGTATACACCAAAACAATCGGCGACACTTCAAGATCAGTCTCAGATGGCTGCAGATCTATATGGAGATTTTCTGGAGGACGTACCTACTATCAAATCACTCAACTCCCATTCACCCTCGGCAAGGTCAACATTCCAGTACTTATTTTCACACAGACCTAATTGGGAGGTGATTGGCGAGCACCCATCATGGTTAAAAGGAGCAAACCATGCGTCTGAAATACCCTTCGTATTCGGACTAAAGACTTTTTATCCATCAAATGTCAAAATAACGCCAGAAGAACAGGCACTCGAAGATCAAATAATGGAGTACTGGACAAATTTTGCCAAATTTGG AAACCCGAATGGAAACTCCAAAGGCAGCTGGAAATCCTACACCCTCAAAGAAAAAGAGTACAACAATCTAGATCTTAATATAACAATGTCATCAATGTTATATAAAAACAGAGTTGATTTTTGGATGTCTGCAGTCCCCAATATTGTAAAGAGCTGTCACTCACAATCTGTAAACTTCGCCTATAGTATCCATGCTAACATCTCATTATTTGCTGgatttataacagttatcatcAGGTGCTTACGTTATTGA
- the LOC125683227 gene encoding uncharacterized protein LOC125683227 isoform X1: MKSIMVYRIYKLHILLQMALEYCQVSTLINILFVVTLSQTSGITIDTRLGRIEGVTAVVNNVNIHQFLGVPFAKPPIGARRFQKPQPYGNWTGTLRATEFGPSCMQYIRDNDKRLIPNLNITEDCLQLNVFVPRNISKQNNLTVMVWVHGGGFTNGQGTMFNSSYLVSLTDVIVVTINYRLNVFGFLYAGHDTSYKGHYGLFDQQLAFKWVKDNIVDFGGNPNSITIFGESVGGISVTLQSILPSNLGLFHRVIAESGSIIKSADISGTDTLTLMKKTAKLLNCSNPTVEETIKCLQSVNASYLMAKYHEAMPSRFRFSFTPGGELLNETLFSDLKNKESLTFQMFQNIDIMAGNNVGEAGLEYFDLDGHQKAWKFNVSLGIPENILCDHVIPAISKDLIRGCDDLTVAICHNYLQNLSASASLQDQTQAAADLYADASLHYPTYHLLQLHSKATSNRTYLYSFSHKPMWELIQNRPAWLRGPNHASELAFVFGLKDWYPKNVTPSSAELDLSHSMMVMWTNFAKYGNPNFANDTRWKTFDQRNQNYMGLDIPLTPGVSLYGHRMRFWNEEVPRVVDACRDDTYVVPTSIGKIRGLVTEVDSHKILQFRKIPYAMPPVKNLRFAKPVSITPWEGTLNSTVFGPSCIQFLDKNNPRLPNVNMSEDCLYLNIYVPFPIRQSSRKAVMIWIHGGGFTGGQGTSLDGSRLALKGDVIVVTINYRLNIFGFLSTGSSNIKGNYGLYDQQLAIRWVNEYILPFGGDPQKITLFGNSAGGVSTTLQGVIPSNQGLFQRVIAESGSFLARRDYQSKTIETSKQVNEKLQCPSTPDTEMLKCLRSKNATDLLNTWLRIAWNHSGIYSMTTSIGPITDGELIPESPDSATINYKSPMYRQFSSIDLLVGTNTADSVLLYFNLQPYASRFEFNISEGIPTRIVCDEMAPAIVREIFEIKCPALIAAICKQYTPKQSATLQDQSQMAADLYGDFLEDVPTIKSLNSHSPSARSTFQYLFSHRPNWEVIGEHPSWLKGANHASEIPFVFGLKTFYPSNVKITPEEQALEDQIMEYWTNFAKFGNPNGNSKGSWKSYTLKEKEYNNLDLNITMSSMLYKNRVDFWMSAVPNIVKSCHSQSVNFAYSIHANISLFAGFITVIIRCLRY; encoded by the exons ATGAAGAGTATTATGGTTTACCGTATTTACAAACTTCATATTCTATTGCAGATGGCGCTGGAATATTGCCAAGTATCCACTTTAATTAACATTCTTTTTGTTGTGACCTTGTCCCAAACATCTGGAATCACCATCGACACTAGACTGGGACGGATTGAAGGCGTCACCGCTGTGGTAAATAACGTCAACATTCATCAGTTCCTGGGTGTACCATTCGCCAAACCTCCCATCGGAGCGCGTCGGTTCCAGAAACCGCAACCTTATGGAAATTGGACAGGGACACTGAGAGCTACAGAGTTTGGACCGTCATGTATGCAGTATATTCGTGATAATGACAAACGATTGATTCCTAATCTCAACATTACAGAGGACTGTCTTCAGCTGAACGTTTTTGTCCCACGTAATATCAGCAAACAAAATAATCTCACCGTCATGGTGTGGGTACATGGTGGGGGGTTTACAAACGGTCAGGGCACGATGTTCAACAGCTCTTACCTGGTCTCGCTCACTGACGTCATAGTTGTTACCATTAACTACCGACTGAATGTTTTTGGATTCCTCTATGCGGGTCACGACACCAGTTATAAGGGACATTATGGACTTTTTGACCAACAGTTAGCTTTCAAATGGGTAAAAGACAACATCGTAGATTTTGGTGGAAATCCAAACAGTATAACTATTTTTGGAGAATCTGTCGGGGGTATCTCGGTAACTTTACAAAGCATCCTTCCAAGTAATCTAGGTTTATTCCATCGTGTCATTGCAGAAAGTGGGTCAATCATAAAGTCTGCGGACATCAGTGGTACAGACACACTGACTTTAATGAAAAAAACTGCCAAACTTCTAAATTGCTCAAATCCAACTGTTGAAGAGACGATAAAATGCTTGCAATCTGTTAATGCATCTTACCTGATGGCAAAATATCACGAAGCAATGCCATCACGATTTAGGTTTTCATTTACTCCCGGAGGAGAACTCTTAAACGAAACTCTTTTCAGcgatttgaaaaataaagagtCATTAACCTTCCAAATGTTTCAGAATATCGACATAATGGCGGGTAACAATGTGGGGGAAGCTGGCTTGGAGTACTTTGATTTAGATGGTCATCAAAAAGCTTGGAAATTCAATGTTTCCTTGGGCATTCCTGAAAATATTCTGTGCGATCACGTTATACCAGCTATATCAAAAGACTTGATACGTGGTTGTGATGATTTGACTGTTGCGATATGTCACAATTATTTGCAGAACTTGTCAGCTTCTGCTTCTCTTCAGGATCAAACACAGGCCGCGGCAGATTTGTATGCGGATGCTTCGTTGCATTATCCAACATACCACTTACTTCAGTTGCATTCAAAGGCGACAAGCAACAGAACTTACCTATATTCTTTTTCACACAAGCCCATGTGGGAACTTATACAGAACAGACCAGCGTGGCTACGAGGACCGAATCACGCCTCGGAGCTAGCCTTTGTATTTGGGCTCAAGGACTGGTATCCAAAGAACGTGACCCCGTCATCTGCAGAACTCGACTTGTCGCACTCCATGATGGTTATGTGGACCAACTTTGCCAAATATGG AAACCCAAACTTCGCTAATGACACTCGATGGAAAACGTTTGACCAAAGAAACCAAAACTATATGGGCCTTGACATACCTTTAACACCAGGTGTATCTTTATATGGACACAGGATGCGTTTCTGGAATGAGGAGGTTCCACGTGTGGTGGATGCATGTAGGGATGACACTTATGTAGTTCCAACTTCCATAGGGAAAATTCGCGGACTCGTAACAGAAGTAGATTCTCATAAAATTTTGCAATTCAGAAAAATACCATATGCTATGCCACCGGTGAAGAATTTAAGATTTGCTAAACCAGTTTCAATCACTCCTTGGGAAGGGACTCTAAATTCTACCGTCTTTGGACCCTCCTGTATTCAATTTCTAGACAAAAATAATCCCAGACTCCCAAATGTAAATATGTCTGAAGATTGTCTCTATTTGAACATCTACGTGCCATTTCCCATCCGACAGTCTTCAAGGAAAGCTGTGATGATTTGGATCCATGGAGGAGGATTCACTGGGGGTCAAGGCACTTCTCTTGACGGAAGCCGTCTAGCTCTCAAAGGTGACGTCATTGTTGTTACCATCAATTACCGATTAAATATCTTTGGATTCCTCAGCACTGGTAGTTCAAACATAAAAGGTAACTACGGATTGTACGACCAGCAACTTGCCATCAGATGGGTAAATGAATACATTCTGCCTTTTGGGGGAGATCCACAGAAAATAACGTTATTCGGAAATTCCGCTGGTGGAGTATCCACCACATTACAAGGGGTCATACCGAGCAATCAAGGACTGTTTCAAAGAGTGATTGCTGAAAGTGGATCGTTCCTAGCTCGACGTGACTATCAAAGCAAAACAATTGAGACGTCCAAGCAAGTAAATGAAAAACTTCAATGTCCAAGTACCCCTGATACAGAGATGCTAAAATGTCTCCGGTCAAAGAACGCAACTGATTTGTTGAATACTTGGCTCCGTATTGCCTGGAATCACTCCGGTATCTACTCAATGACGACATCGATTGGTCCAATCACAGACGGTGAACTTATTCCCGAATCTCCCGATTCTGCAACTATAAATTATAAGTCACCGATGTACAGACAGTTCAGCAGCATTGACCTCCTTGTTGGCACAAACACTGCTGATTCTGTACTGCTTTATTTTAATTTGCAACCCTATGCTTCAAGATTTGAATTTAACATATCTGAAGGCATTCCAACCAGAATAGTTTGTGATGAAATGGCACCTGCAATTGTGAGGGAAATATTCGAGATAAAATGTCCAGCTTTGATCGCCGCTATATGTAAGCAGTATACACCAAAACAATCGGCGACACTTCAAGATCAGTCTCAGATGGCTGCAGATCTATATGGAGATTTTCTGGAGGACGTACCTACTATCAAATCACTCAACTCCCATTCACCCTCGGCAAGGTCAACATTCCAGTACTTATTTTCACACAGACCTAATTGGGAGGTGATTGGCGAGCACCCATCATGGTTAAAAGGAGCAAACCATGCGTCTGAAATACCCTTCGTATTCGGACTAAAGACTTTTTATCCATCAAATGTCAAAATAACGCCAGAAGAACAGGCACTCGAAGATCAAATAATGGAGTACTGGACAAATTTTGCCAAATTTGG AAACCCGAATGGAAACTCCAAAGGCAGCTGGAAATCCTACACCCTCAAAGAAAAAGAGTACAACAATCTAGATCTTAATATAACAATGTCATCAATGTTATATAAAAACAGAGTTGATTTTTGGATGTCTGCAGTCCCCAATATTGTAAAGAGCTGTCACTCACAATCTGTAAACTTCGCCTATAGTATCCATGCTAACATCTCATTATTTGCTGgatttataacagttatcatcAGGTGCTTACGTTATTGA